In one Parus major isolate Abel chromosome 13, Parus_major1.1, whole genome shotgun sequence genomic region, the following are encoded:
- the NKX2-5 gene encoding homeobox protein Nkx-2.5 translates to MFPSPVTTTPFSVKDILNLEQQQHGGLGSMELASLASPSCMLATFKQEGFGSEPPALPEELPEPPPGKTTAAFPGSYYVKSYVEMDSAKEAKADKKELCSLHKSLEQEKRDLEDPERPRQRKRRKPRVLFSQAQVYELERRFKQQKYLSAPERDHLANVLKLTSTQVKIWFQNRRYKCKRQRQDQTLEMVGIPPPRRIAVPVLVRDGKPCLGESSPYSSPYNVSINPYSYNAYPAYTNYNSPACNANYNCNYPSMQPMQPSAPANNFMNFSVGDLNSVQTPIPQGNAGISSLHGIRAW, encoded by the exons ATGTTTCCTAGCCCTGTGACAACCACCCCCTTCTCGGTGAAGGATATCCTgaacctggagcagcagcagcacggcGGCCTGGGCTCCATGGAGCTGGCCTCGCTGGCCTCCCCGTCCTGCATGCTGGCCACCTTCAAGCAGGAGGGGTTCGGCTCCGAGCCCCCCGCCCTGCCCGAGGAGCTGCCCGAGCCTCCCCCCGGCAAAACCACGGCCGCTTTCCCCGGCTCCTACTACGTGAAAAGCTACGTGGAGATGGACTCGGCCAAGGAGGCCAAGGCGGACAAGAAAG agctgtgctccctACACAAGAGCCTGGAACAGGAGAAAAGAGACCTGGAAGATCCCGAGCGCCCcagacagaggaaaaggaggaaaccTCGAGTCCTCTTTTCTCAAGCCCAAGTGTACGAACTGGAGAGAAGGttcaagcagcagaaatacCTCTCGGCCCCCGAGAGGGACCACCTAGCGAACGTCCTAAAGCTCACCTCCACGCAGGTGAAAATTTGGTTCCAGAACCGAAGGTACAAATGCAAAAGGCAGAGGCAGGACCAGACGCTGGAGATGGTGGGGATCCCTCCCCCGCGGCGGATCGCGGTGCCGGTGCTGGTCCGCGATGGGAAGCCCTGCCTGGGGGAATCTTCTCCCTACAGCTCGCCCTACAATGTCAGCATTAACCCCTACAGCTACAACGCCTACCCCGCGTACACCAACTACAACAGCCCCGCCTGCAACGCCAACTACAACTGCAACTACCCCTCCATGCAGCCCATGCAGCCCTCGGCGCCCGCCAACAACTTCATGAACTTCAGCGTGGGGGACTTGAATTCTGTGCAAACTCCCATCCCGCAGGGCAACGCGGGCATCTCCAGCTTGCACGGGATCCGAGCCTGGTAG